The proteins below come from a single Mercenaria mercenaria strain notata chromosome 3, MADL_Memer_1, whole genome shotgun sequence genomic window:
- the LOC123524507 gene encoding uncharacterized protein LOC123524507 isoform X1 produces the protein MILGRCARSFGDFKMCRRERPMMVTEALQTVVSKAIHEGRLITGITEMAAVLKRFSGSGVMFCIVEIKSVEDFQMKLLEAYCREHHIKLIKVDHCHRLINCEKFSDIASASTDSYEEESAPATTSDKEESCMCRLTTDDLTEYSIQDKLEITCLLLTQPTHLTSEEVFVLSFYETYRNFRNEYPVLRIQDSVYTYQ, from the exons GGAAAGACCAATGATGGTGACAGAGGCGCTACAGACAGTGGTCTCCAAAGCGATACACGAAGGAAGACTGATCACTGGTATCACAGAGATGGCCGCTGTATTAAAAAG attttctgGTTCGGGTGTGATGTTTTGTATTGTTGAAATTAAAAGTGTTGAAGACTTCCAAATGAAATTGCTTGAAGCATATTGCAGAGAACATCATATAAAATTGATCAAG GTTGACCATTGTCATAGACTGATCAACTGTGAAAAGTTCTCTGACATTGCCAGTGCTTCAACAGATTCCTACGAGGAAGAATCAGCTCCTGCTACAACTTCTGACAAGGAAGAATCGTGTATGTGCAGACTGACTACCGATGATTTAACAGAATATTCTATACAAGATAAATTAGAAATCACATGTCTGTTACTGACACAACCTACACATTTGACAAGCGAAGAGGTATTTGTGTTATCATTTTATGAAACGTACAgaaattttagaaatgaataCCCTGTACTTAGGATACAAGATTCAGTATACACGTATCAGTGA